CAAGATGATCGGGTAGGACCCATACCATGCACACCCTTACCTTGATATCAGATTGACTTGAATATTATACATTAGCAAAGTTACAATATATAATAGCATGAGGtttacaaaaataataatattaattagctAATGAAGATACTTTATGTTATTACTTAAATTAAATATCAATTGAAAAACATATGATATTATAGCCATCAAAGAAATTTTAcaatattaatttatattaaCTATTGATAGTAAAACATTTAATGCCTATTAcctattaaaattatttaaaatattaattatcattcACAACTTCGAAAAGCTTTCAAAATAGTTAAATGACACTAAGTAATGTTTATtattcaaaaataataaaaaatagtaaaattgaattaaaatatGACTCGAAGGAAAGAACAAGGTCAATGAcctaaaatgaaaaaaaaaaaaaagttattgtgAGAAAAATACTCTTTAAATTGAATATCTCAGATTAGATTTCCCTCATCTTGCTTCGTAGGTCTCATCTCCACCACACCAAGAACTCACCTCCTTTCTCCGACCTCCTCAAAACCCATCCCTGATTGTCACTTGAGATGCAGACCTGAATCATTTTCTGAGACATCGAATTCCTCTGCCAGAGGAACATGCTTCAGTGTTCTATGGCATTCACGAATCGATTGTCCTTGCAACATGCCCCCTCTCTGATAAACACATTATTCATTTTGTGTATTTTGATTTCTTCCTGCTTTCATCCATGATCCAtgtcttctttttttattttgattgttTGGTTGCAGGTCTTCTCAATGATGGGATGATCACAAAGGGTTTGGTTGTTTCTCTACTTCTGATTAGGCAGTCAATGACCATTTCagtttaatattaattttcagagtttgttacaagttTTATATAGGTTCATCAGTTTGATAAGCAAGGTTGGATGAAATAAACAATTTAAAGCCTATAAGTTAACAATGTGCTATACTGATGCAGGGTTGGAGAAAAATCTAACTGAGGTTGAGTTGTTGCGgatgagaagagagagagtatATGAGGTTCAAAGGAAAATGGACCAATCGGAACTTGAACACGACTTGAGTGGCTTGGATGTAAGTAATTGTTAGTCTCCATCAAAATGCTGCAATTacatttaaatatgtttttccaCTCATGTGCACTTTATGTAAAAACTTTTTGGACTTACCATGTAATACCCATCTAGGTAACCAGCCCAGTTTAATAAATGTTATGGCTTTTGATTCAGTTTTGTTTTGAGAGTGAAAGTCACAATTTGAgttttccatttagttttggtCAGTTCTAATTTTGAAAGCTTAATTTCCTTTGTTTTTGGTGAATGTCTCAAGGTCATTGTATAGTTAGTTGTTTTAATTCATATTGTTACTTTTGAACAGGAAAACTTATGATCACATGATTTTGTATCTGTTTTTTTTATAGTAATTAGCATGTTATTCTATAGATAACACTTCACTCTTTTGGTACAATTCGAAGGGGAATTTCTAACACTAGTGAGTTATTTTGATGATGGTTTTTGCACATTACTCATGGAAATAAATGGTGTGGACTTCTTCTGTTAATACCAAGTTAGCAGAGCCGCTTGCCCATAAAAAAAGTTGGTAACCCTTTTTTTTAATAGTATTTtgagcatgtttggaaattcttctgtAATTGATTCTGGAGAAAAAATTGAGGAAGAAGCTTAGTGAGCAGCTTCTCCTtgtgccagaattgattctagagaaaaaataagttgatccaaGCATGCTATAAAAGTATATATGGAGCCCAAGGAAGAAAATTGATGGACATTGCTTCCAGTTTTTAATGCATTGTTTGCGAAAGGTGATGTTAATGGATTGTTGTGTTTGAGGAGCTCCATTGAAATTAAGGTTGAAGATTTAAATTTTGTGAGTTAAGGTGCTTCCACAAAGTTTCAAGCTGTCCTGGGTTGGGGCGAAATTGAGGAAGCTGTATTTGGGAGTGGGGTTTAACGTAAGTGAATGATTTTTCCTCTTTTCCAAGATTGATATCGTTTTGGGTACTTCATGCACTGGGTGTTGAGTACAGGTCTTACTATTGCAAACAGATTGCTAAACATAGTGAAGGATTATTATTTTCTACTTGGCTTTGGGTCAAAGTTTTAGCGAGGTAAGGTTTATTTTACCCATTGTTTGGCTTCTTACTGCAGTTGACAATTTATAGCTTTCATTGAAGAAAAGATGGTCTTTGGCATTGTGAATTCATGTTTAATGGGCTTTCTGCAGTTTTGTTTGTGTGAGTGCCTTTCTTTTTAGGAAAATGTGTCTTTTGGCAAAATATATTGGTGTTTTCTGTGGATCAAGATCTATGCATGTCCGATATTTGTTGGACTACATTGCTTTATTATCCGATATTTTGATTGTTTGATTGATTGAATGGAAGAATTACAATTAATTTTTCATGTCCCTTTGTGAATGGAAGCATCGCTCAATTAAGCTTGAAAGCATTACTTTTGCCATTATATAATGCTTCTACTAATAAGAAGGCTGATTCAATTccaaagatgaagaagaaaatgataatGAGCTAAAAAAGAAAGGCATCTCAAACAAGAAAAAGTTGTGACAATATGTAACatgcttattttatttttgctgCTTATCCATTTTTTACTGCCGTCTTCCTTTTGAGAACTGTACTGAAAGGTTTAATTTGGTTTCAGCTTCTTTCTATTAATTTGGCATCATGGCCATTTTGGAAATGCTTGGtagtttctttttcattttccagGTGTGGGATGCTACTGCATCAGACCCAAAGTTGCTGGGGTTTTTGAAATCTTATAGCAATACCGTACCTATGCCTAGGCATTGGAGTCAGAAGAGAGTTTTTGCAGGTTAGTCATCATTCTAAACCGATAGTTATGGGTTAATTATGCAAGCATGCCTGATAGCTGTGGCTTTCtcttatatatatgtatgttgTGCTTCCAGGGGAGAGGCTGTGGCAATTACCAAGCCTGGACCTGTAGGTGTTTGGCAATGGGCATCCTTGAGTTATTTGTCTTTTATTATCTGTTGTATTGAACTGGCATATTATGTGATATAATGGGGATATATAATCATGTGATATTTTTGCATAATATTATTGGGCATTGATTTATGATAAAGGTGCTAATAGTTCTGCtttgaattttcattttcctttccATAGTGCTTAATGCTCAGGCTGAATTCCTCTTATGTGAAATTTGTTTAATGTTGATGTTACTTAACGAACTTATCCCAAATTCCATTTGAGCAGCACATAGCAAATGCTTTTGGTAAAACTAATGAAGATATATCTAATAATGATTCTGGAAGATTTATGGTAAAACTGGAAGATTATGGGACCTAGATACAAAGAGAATCAGACTCTTTAGTCACATGGTGGGACCTTAAGCACTaacttatcttttaaaaaaacTCCAATGAAGAAGTTAGTCTGAGTGGATGCTAAAATAGTAgtattattgaattttttatctATCCTCTTTTTGTGGACCAAGTAATTATAGTCCGGGTAATTATAATGCCTTATACGAATAACATAGGAACTTGGTAAGAAAAATAGATGATTTGCTTCTTGAGCATTGTGCGCTATTTAAGTGGACGTTAAAACATGTAGGAATATAGTTACaattatttatgtttaattaCATGAGGCAGAATATTTGACATGTAGGAATTAAAACACTTTTAATGCAGGCTAAGGATATCTTTGGATGATTTTACAGGCTAAAAATCTTCTACGGGGAGAACATTCTATAGTTTTAGGccttttttcataatttaaaaaaattaaagaatagaaatacataaaattataaaaattagaTAGTTAAAATATGCCGTGCTGAGattataaaacaataaaattttgaaatatttttcttaattatctAAGAAAATTTATTTTGTTTCAGTTTTAGTATctcatttttttataatcaaaGTATTGATTGATGTCTAAAAACACTGAACgtaaataaattatttcacTACTTTTTCTTAAgtcttaaaaataaattttagatataattatagatacatcatattaaaattaataaaaaagttaattttaatattacttGAGTActttttcttagtttttaaaagtaattttaaatgtAAATATAAATACCAATATGATAATTTCATGATGAAAAATTTCAtgcggagattagaaaacattagtacatatatattttgtatttatttatgtttaaatcaCAAAGTTACAAGTTTCCACAAGGAGGAACGAGCATGAAAATACTTGGTAAAAATTACAAGGTAAAAAATCACTTATGGGAaagaacattttacatgaaaacactttcatgttaatttaagtgcatattgttcataatttttaaagtaattttaataataaatatattttatattgatACATGTTTAAAATATACAAGAGGAATACCCTCGCTGCATAATGAACATGTAAGTAAAGATTCTGGCCAATTAATTCCCTTTTCTagaatatttatattattaaatgtGTGTATGATTACAAAAGACAATAATTGAGTTTCTCAATTTCTGTTTTTGAATATGACTCAGTATAATATCGAATTTCATCGAAATTAACGTTTGTTGGTAATGtttgttgtattttttgttgGTGCATTGAACAATTAACGTTTATTGTATTGAACGAACATGTActtacttattctattttactaagtaaattatccagtttacgcaagatatatGCTATCACATTTTCTTGAATAACAAAAAAAGATACACACTATcacaatttaaataaatttaaattaattcattatgttccggtatagaactGAAGTATCAGGCTAACAAACTCAGAGCAAGAGAGACAAGAGAAAACTAGGAAAAATGCATAAAAGATTAGGTCCCCCGCCGCTGGGGTGGCGCCTGTAAATTTATACTTGGATTTGGACCTGTTCGGATCATGTGTTGCCTGACCCATTATTTACATAATATTGGTTAGCCCAAAGTCTTGAATAATCGAAGCGCCTATATCATCAGACCAcattcatatataaaaaaaaatgaacaaccTAAAATTTCCGTGCAACACACGGGTCATCACACTAGTTGTACTAACAAATTttagtaaaataatatttttctaaataatatccttttttaatttatgcattttttgaataaaatataTCATCTTTAATTATAATCCCTCAAATTTAAAATGGGTGAATTTCATCCCTTTAGTTCACAACCCGCATAACATTAAGTGATAATAAATTATAactatttatatgtatatataatttaaaatttaaaggaaaagtaattttattcaaatttagtaattttatagttaaatattttatttaattaagaatTTTATACATATTTAAATATGTGTTTTTAAATAACGTGTTGATGATTTAAtatcataaaataaatttattactaCATTTTAAACTTTTTTTGAGAAATTTTAATAACGTataaatataatagaaaaatatCACCAATTAGATTTAAATGTATAAGTTAAGTCATACTTAGTTTTCCTATTaatcttcctttttttttcgaaagcaaaataatattaatgagGAAATAGTCAAGAGATGTATAAGTTAAGTCATACTTAGTTGTCCTATTAATCTTCCTTAGGACAATTTTATTCGTGCATacaaataaatttataataaaaaaatttgaaataaattttCTAAGGAGAATCACAGGTCACAAAAATAGGTTGAATTGTGTTTGTATAATTAGGGGTAAATGGTCAATTTGGCTCGTGTCAGTTGCACTCGCTGATAAGTAGGTTCCTCGATGATCAAAATAACTCTCGTGGTCCCTGAATGTCGGAGACATCGGTCAAGTTACTCCCTCCATCAGTCAACGGAAGGGACATGACTGTTAAATGATGACATGGAAAACGTTGGTCAATTTAATCCAGAGAGTGGGAAGTTGTAAGgcccaagattttagaattaaaataaataattaatttccaactcacgcataggattttgtttccgcgtgagaggaacttgactttcgtttgatgatcgtgaagggaaacctgaacaagagtttactaaatgaaataaatttatgaaggagaaagttcaggaaaatgctaaggattgtatcaaaatcgataaaaggtatagcacgatcgattcgcttaaacctaggacaagaaccttaggaaaagattaattccaaagatcttccacccttggaacactataggaataaattccaaagatcttccacccttggaacactataggaataaattccaaagatcttccacccttggaacactataggaataaattccaaaaaatcttcagagaaatgttagaacttctcttaatccttatataacaagcgtttcaaggtgaaaccctaggatctacgaacgtccgactccaatcatcggaagtttgccgaaactaaaaccctgatagttcaaaaccctagaatcaaccgacgatgaggactttttctattcggagcttcaaatgaagattccacacgcgtacacccatttctcttgatgttttcaatctttcttcagaaggaagttctctattccgacattcaatgcaaaaagtaacttatcgggtaaaatagttttacaccgactttgtattagtcacctaaaatacaaggaaacctcttcttagttttggaattatgtcgccaaaacctatcttagaattcacggagaacaaagccggaaaaatcagaatcgcgaaactttcattttcccgcgtttttccatcctctataaaacaagcctcgaaaaccaaaaatcatgctgatatttctttgaagaattagaagattcagcggggtgaatatcgtgtctaaaatacgttggaatcagtaggaagaaatcgtgatcgctcttatatttttatcttaactctatgagttaaatcctccgatatctaaactaatctgtaccggtttacaaaatatctattcatctttatccaatctttgataaatatctatccatctttatccaatctttggtaaatatctattcatctttatccaatctttgataaatatctattcatcattatccgatctttgataaatatcttccatttcattccctatatatatgttgaagcttgaaacaaaatctcacccaacacacccacccaaacccgcggccactagaggagaaggaggagaagagattttcttcatttcttgcttgatcgttgattcaacagttgctgcttgaaggtatcgaggttcacaacttccatgcccaacttctactcacgaaggtaagggtaactcagttttagcgcgtctttgagtcctgcctgcttttatcgcactgcatgcgtttgagatgaagatgtttatattgattggcattggattatgattattatgcttgcttatattgactgtttctgaggcttgtgccaaatgttttctgaaggcttcggccgagtaaacttattgagacgtgtgtctccgttttctgagaaggcttcggccgtttactggtttctgtcattgaactgagttggtatgcattgaattgatttatgttcgttgaggttatgaataacatgtggttaccttGATTTGATTGTTGGACTTGGGACTGTTGTTCGAGTGATTACTGAGGTTGAGGATTGTTGTTGACTAACTCGACATTTAGggcttgaacttgaagtggcaatgtggtggtgattgtcccgtcttttaaggcgttataaagtggcggtgtggtggtgattgtcccacgtgatcgtcccatctttcgagatgtcctaaagtggcagtgtggtggtgattgtcccacgtgattgtcccgtccgtagtggcgttaagtggcggtgtggtggtgattgtcccacgtgatcgtcccgtcttgagagacgttgctgatcgatccattttggtagaagcatatagttgcattatagggaactaacacctaaccctatgttgttggattttagttattagtttattgatatctgatttgatgttataagttaggttgtcgatatctgaattgatgttatatgttaggttgtcgatatctgaattgatgttatatgttaggttgtcgatatttgaattgatgttatatgttaggttgtcgatatctgaattgatgttatatgttaggttgttgatatatgagtttagttatgttgttggtttatttaccatgataggtagttaaatttgaatagcataattttctctttcatacatggtaattgtatggagttaaccctttctatttgctacttgttgtttgggcgcttaacgctattaggcgatagagagccttccgctgaagcttagctgttcgagttggagaccgtgatcgtgggcggtcgagtagaggtggatgaagcagttgcttctcctttttggtggactatgtctgagtttctttttccttctgaaaactctattgtttaaaccttatattcgccacttgtctaagtgagcgtacttattttagaaacttgttcatgatgatgtaagacactattacTATTATGTCGGGAAtgggttgttgaataaagtctatgttatatattcaattatgt
This portion of the Lotus japonicus ecotype B-129 chromosome 3, LjGifu_v1.2 genome encodes:
- the LOC130746226 gene encoding pre-mRNA-splicing factor sap145-like encodes the protein MCYTDAGLEKNLTEVELLRMRRERVYEVQRKMDQSELEHDLSGLDVWDATASDPKLLGFLKSYSNTVPMPRHWSQKRVFAGERLWQLPSLDL